The following are encoded together in the Lathyrus oleraceus cultivar Zhongwan6 chromosome 3, CAAS_Psat_ZW6_1.0, whole genome shotgun sequence genome:
- the LOC127126677 gene encoding NAC transcription factor 29: MGTPQSNLPPGFRFHPTDAELILHYLRKKIASIPLPVSIIAEVDIYKLDPWDLPAKALFGEKEWYFFSPRDRKYPNGARPNRAAASGYWKATGTDKTIVASLPCGGRSQENIIGVKKALVFYKGKPPKGIKTNWIMHEYRLVDNNKPIKLKDSSMRLDDWVLCRIYKKSKCALTSTESETMIGEVKHLDDAQYKETHFPITKNTTSSHQNTLMSQKSVSFSNLLDAMDYSMLRSFLSENHSTNPSGIGSSSSFNNTENFNQQQQESSQNNTSNNYMSQNKNPLKHHLSNIDEDNNMLLYPSKKYLSSSCNFSNINTQYESYLMKQSLMNQQLVLGPHHQYQG; this comes from the exons ATGGGAACCCCACAGTCCAATCTTCCCCCAGGTTTCAGATTCCACCCTACTGACGCAGAACTCATTCTTCACTATCTTAGAAAAAAAATTGCTTCTATTCCCTTACCTGTTTCCATCATTGCTGAAGTTGATATTTACAAATTAGATCCATGGGATTTACCAG CTAAGGCTTTGTTTGGTGAGAAAGAGTGGTACTTTTTCAGTCCTAGAGATAGAAAGTACCCAAATGGTGCAAGGCCAAACAGGGCTGCTGCTTCAGGGTATTGGAAAGCCACTGGAACTGATAAGACGATAGTTGCTTCATTGCCATGTGGAGGAAGATCACAAGAGAATATTATTGGTGTCAAAAAGGCACTTGTTTTTTACAAAGGAAAACCTCCAAAGGGTATTAAAACTAATTGGATCATGCATGAATATCGTCTCGTCGATAATAATAAACCAATTAAACTCAAAGATTCTTCCATGAGG TTGGATGATTGGGTATTATGTCGAATTTACAAGAAATCAAAATGCGCGCTAACTTCAACCGAATCCGAGACAATGATAGGCGAAGTCAAGCACTTGGATGATGCGCAATACAAAGAAACTCATTTTCCGATCACAAAAAACACAACATCTTCTCATCAAAACACACTTATGTCACAAAAATCAGTGTCTTTCTCAAACCTATTAGATGCTATGGACTACTCCATGCTAAGGAGTTTCTTATCCGAAAACCATTCCACCAATCCATCAGGAATTGGATCAAGTTCAAGCTTCAACAACACTGAAAACTTtaaccaacaacaacaagaatCTTCCCAAAACAACACTAGCAACAATTACATGTCACAAAACAAGAACCCTTTAAAGCACCATCTATCAAACATAGATGAGGACAACAACATGTTATTGTACCCATCAAAGAAATACTTGAGTTCATCTTGCAATTTCTCTAACATCAATACACAATATGAAAGCTACCTCATGAAGCAATCTTTGATGAATCAACAATTGGTTTTAGGTCCTCATCATCAATATCAAGGATaa